Part of the Pseudomonadota bacterium genome, CGAGCACTTCGTCCGTGACCTTCACGACGTGCTGCGCCATCGCAAACCGCCCTGGAGGGCTGATCTGTCGCAACGATTCGAGCCGGGCTTTCGCTCTCTCGTTTCCGTCCGCGTAGAATCCGGGACGCCCTCCCCACGGAGCGAAGACGGGAGTTGGACAGTAGACCGGGGTGCTTTCGTCACCGATACCCTGCAAGAAAAAGTCGCTCAGTTCCTTCTGCGACCACTTCGTGTGAAGTACGAGCACCCCATCCTTCCACCATGCCCGAGCTTGGGGATCCGCCTGTTCGGCGATGAGACGGAAGACCCCCAGCCCTTTGAGGTAGTTTCCGAGCGGCTCAGGCGTGCAGCCGCGGAGCTCAAGAACGTGGCCGGTCACTACGGGCGTCTCCTTCCGCGCTCGTCTTCTTCCTTGCTTGCGCGGCAGTCGGCGGCGCGCAGCAGAGATTCCAGGTAGCCCAACCGGAATGGTCCCAGACGTTCCAGCAGTAACTGCGTTCGCTCGCGCCATGAAGTGCCGTAACGCCGCGATAGACCCAGCTCCATGGGGTCGAGCGACACGATCACGGTTGGTGCGTCGATTGCGGCGGATTCGCGCAGGTTCGCTGCCGGGACCCGGCATGATGGAAGAAGGTCGCCATCGCGGACGCCGCGAGCCTGACGCTTGTCCGATGGGCAGGGATCCGGGACGTCTTCAAGCTCGTCATCCTGGGAGCTGCGCAGGGACATGCGAACTTTGCCGTGATGGGAAGCGACGAGGTAGATGAGCAAGTCCAGTTCGTCCGTCGACAATTTCGCAAGCTCCAGTGCGAGCGGATGCTCCGCGGAGATTGCTGGCGAGGAGTGGTCATCTGTGTCTCCAAAAAGCAACTTATCAAGTCCTTCGGGCCAAGAGAACGCCTCGTGTGTCGGCTGGGCAGTGCAGAGCGTCTCCAAGATAGCCAGCGCGCTAGCGAGCTCATGGCGATGGCCAGGGCGGCGCTTGTCGTTGTCGGCTTCGGACGTGTCGCTCGGTCGCGGGCGAATCTTGTCTCGGCGCCAGGCATTCTTGGCCTCGTCACGCTCCCCCGTTTGGCGATCCTTCCCATCAGGAGCCTTGGCAGCCGGTTGCCCGCCGAGATCACGTTTCTGGGCGAGGGCGAGAAGGTCCGGCTTCAGCTTCGCCTGAAAAGCTTCGTGAACCTTGCCCCAGTCGTGGAGCCGCGCGGCGATCAACAAGACCTTCTGCTCGGAGTCGGACAGCCCCGCGTCCTCCAGCAGATCGGCCATCTGTCGTCCCACGTCACGGCAGTGCTCTTCGATGGAGAGCCAACCGCTGATTTCGCTCAGGTCCTCCGAGTCATCAGTGTCTGTCGAGGCGTCTGCCTTGTTGTCGATGTCTTCTACGGGTACCGGATCGACAGAATCCCGGGGATTGCCGGTCCACCCGAGCTCCGTGGAGTAGCCACCGCAAGAGGCTTCCAACAGAAAGACCTGGCCGGGATACACCAGCTCGGTGTCCCGTGAATCGATCAGCTGCCAGCCTTTTCGATAGTGCCGCCGCCAGATTCTCCCAGCCTTCCTCAGGACAGGAAGTTCTTCGCGAAGCCGCGGAAACGGCACCGGGCAGAGTTCACGGCGCTGCGGTCGCAGCTTCTTGAGCGGCTGCTTCAAGTCCTTCTCATTTTGCTTGGTGAAAAAGGGATCATCCTCCGGGTCACGCCAGAAAACCTGGACGTCGAGCTCCTCGCCATCGCGAATGAAGCGGGCGACGTCGACATCGGCTCCGGTCAGATCGGGCGTGGTGTCGAACAGATCGAACAGGTCCTTGTCCCGCAGGACGAAGCGGGGCTCATAGGGGAAAAGCCGACTGGCCTGCTTCCCATTTGACTCCGTGTCGATCGCTTGCTTGATCGTACTCAGCGAGGCGAGACCCACGTCTCCTAGTTCCGCTAGCTTCTGGCGGGCAGCGACTATCTCAGCGCGAGAATAGGGTCTGGCCCAGTGCTCGACAGGTGACTTGTCTGTGCCGAGGTCGAGATCGAGCCAGAACACCCGGCCGGTTTCACCAGGGTAGCGGGCACAACGACCAAATCGCTGCACTAGCGATGCCCACGGGGCAAGTTCCGTGTAGAGTACGGTGGCCGACAGATCGACGCCTGCTTCTACCACCTGCGTCGAGATCAGGACGCGCTTTTCGCTATCCTTCCGGAGCAAGAAGCCGGACCACTCTTCACGCTCGCGCGGACAAAAACGAGAGTGGATAAGTTTGATGGTGCCGTCACCG contains:
- a CDS encoding DEAD/DEAH box helicase — encoded protein: MTSFDKFFARAMGFESEQEHLPYQKRLALEDPLPSLVDVPTGMGKTAAALFAWVWRRRFAGESIRNKTPRRLVYCLPMRVLVEQTYGEAIKWLDRLGLLAGSANWTERDTDGAPTKRANLKAADGRRGYEANPNASKTASGWASKNGDQGQRPIAVHLLLGGEQKSDWALWPERDAILIGTQDMLVSRALNRGYAAGRARWPQEFGLLNSDCLWVFDEIQIMDTSLATSLQLDASRRSLRLRPNRGAFPAEKADPLARPCHSLWMSATMAKHWLERAVDWSGHVDAAWKNRHELSKPERTDRDLRSGQLFDIQKSLFKASISALEKPKTKDNRADKADAQRKQTEYLKRVAEHITKTGAASGLTLIIVNTVDRATRLFELLRKQPDFGDGTIKLIHSRFCPREREEWSGFLLRKDSEKRVLISTQVVEAGVDLSATVLYTELAPWASLVQRFGRCARYPGETGRVFWLDLDLGTDKSPVEHWARPYSRAEIVAARQKLAELGDVGLASLSTIKQAIDTESNGKQASRLFPYEPRFVLRDKDLFDLFDTTPDLTGADVDVARFIRDGEELDVQVFWRDPEDDPFFTKQNEKDLKQPLKKLRPQRRELCPVPFPRLREELPVLRKAGRIWRRHYRKGWQLIDSRDTELVYPGQVFLLEASCGGYSTELGWTGNPRDSVDPVPVEDIDNKADASTDTDDSEDLSEISGWLSIEEHCRDVGRQMADLLEDAGLSDSEQKVLLIAARLHDWGKVHEAFQAKLKPDLLALAQKRDLGGQPAAKAPDGKDRQTGERDEAKNAWRRDKIRPRPSDTSEADNDKRRPGHRHELASALAILETLCTAQPTHEAFSWPEGLDKLLFGDTDDHSSPAISAEHPLALELAKLSTDELDLLIYLVASHHGKVRMSLRSSQDDELEDVPDPCPSDKRQARGVRDGDLLPSCRVPAANLRESAAIDAPTVIVSLDPMELGLSRRYGTSWRERTQLLLERLGPFRLGYLESLLRAADCRASKEEDERGRRRP